The DNA window CCTTCTCTTTTCAAGCCTTCGATTTCTAACTCTTCATAACCAAGCTCCTTAAGCACGTCCACCGTATGCTCCCCAAAATGGGCTGGGGCCAGCCGGATATCGGGCGGGGTCTCTGACAATTTGATGGGAGAAGCTAAAAGCTTCATCTTTCCTTTCTGGGGGTCGGTTAATTGAACCACCATTTTGCGTTGAATTACCTGCGGGTCGTTAAAGGCTTCGTCGAGGTGAAGGACCTTCCCGATGCAAACGTCTAGGTCTTTCAGCTCATCCATCCATTCTTCGCGGGTTTTTTCTTGGAATGTCTTGCGCAAAAAGCGGAAAATCTCCTGGCGTTTTTCCCCTTCATCATACTGATGAGGAATGTAATCATCCCGCCCCAGTTTTTGGCAGAGAATCACCCAGAAGCGATGCTCCAAGGCTCCAAGGGAGATATATTCTCCTTCTTTGGTTTCGTAAACGTGGTAGCAGGGATACCGGCCGCTAAGGAGGGTGTCACCCCTCCGGGGAGTTACCCCCAGTCCCCAAAGTAAGCTCACCGGAAATGGTAACATGGCGATAATACCGTCGAGCATGGAGATGTCGATGTATTGCCCTTTTCCGGTCTTCTGGCGGGCTAACAGAGCGGCCATGATTCCCAGGGCGGCATACATCCCCCCGGCGGCCATGTCCGCAACCTGGATCGGCGGAATAACCGGCTTTCTATCGGGCTCGCCAGTCAAGGCCAACACCCCGGCGAAACTCAAGTAATTAACGTCATGCCCAACCATATCCTTGTAAGGACCGTCCTGCCCATACCCTGTAACCGAGCAGTAGATTAACTTGGCGTTCAAAACTTTTAAGCGGTCGTAGTCGATCCCCAGTCGCTCTGTAACCCCCGGGCGGAATCCTTCGAGGACTACATCTGCTTCCTTTACCAGGCGACCAAAAATCTCTTTTCCTTGGGGATGTTTCAGATTCAAAGTCATGTGCCGCTTATTGCGCATAACCGTAGGCATCCCCGGCCCCTCCCCTTCGAACCGCCGGTCCTCGATTCGAAGCACGTCAGCCCCCAAGTCTGCCAGAATCATCGAGCAGTAAGGGCCGGGAAAGAGTCGGGATAAGTCTAAAACTTTTATTCCCTCCAACGCTCTCATTTATTCTCCTTATAAAAATAGGCCATAGATTTTGCATATCGCCTATTGCCTATCACCTCTTACCTATCACCTATTACTTATTGCCTTTTCACCTTTGGCCTTACGCTATTTTTCAGCAACGGAAGGAAAGAGCAAAAGAAAATGAAAGGCACTGGCAACCTTGGTTTTCCTGCACGGCTATCATATATTCTCTGATAATTAAGGTCAAGGTGAACAAACGTTGGTGTAAGAAATAGGCTCAGGGCTTTTTCCCTTGAGCCTTGAACCTTAAACCGTGGGCCTTTTCTCTATAGCCTATTGCCTTTTCCCTTAAGAACATGTTAATTTTTTATAGATCCCATCTTGAGAGGTATCCATGGGGAATTGAGGGGTAGAGATGGCCTTTCCAGATAAAATCTTGGCTATAGATATTGGCGGGGGAACCCAGGACATCCTTATTTATGAAGAGGGGAGACCGATGGAAAACTGCTTGCAGATGATCCTCCCCTCTCCCACCCAGATCGTTGCTCAAAAAATATTCAAGGCAACGGTTTCTCAAAAAAATATCTTTTTGACCGGCAACACCATGGGCGGCGGACCGTGCGCTTGGGCCGTGGAGAAACATCTCAGATCCGGATTGAAAGTTTACGCCACGGAACTTGCCGCTTTAACATTGCATGATAACCTGGAGGAAATCCGCAGGCGGGGAATTCGCCTAGCCAACACTCCCCCCGCTAACACGCAGACGATTCATCTCGGCGATGTGGATCTGGCTTCCCTGAAGAAAGCTCTCAGACCTTTTCTGGTAAAGCTACCTCCAACCTATGCTATTGCTGTTCAGGACCACGGTTTTAAACCCCGAGGGAGCAATCGGCGTTTCCGCTTTCTTTACTGGAAGCAATTTATCCTTTCAGGAGGCTATCTGTCAAACCTGATTTACCGGAATCCTCCTGAATACATGACCCGCATGACTGCCGTTCAGAAGGATGCCCCAGGGGCCTTTGTGATGGATACTTGCGCGGCAGCTCTCTGGGGAATCCTCTGCGACCCCAGAGCGGCAGAAAAACAGGAAGAAGGCTTGGTTGCCGTAAATTTAGGAAATCAGCATACTCTGGGTGCCCTAATCCAGGGCAATAGAATCTGGGGAATTTTCGAGCATCACACCGGCATGTTGACCGGCAAAAAGCTCAAGTCCATTCTGGATCGTTTCCCCCAAAAGCTTCTCACCACTCATGAAATATTTCGGGATGGTGGGCACGGGTGTTTTGTTGATCCAAATTTCTCCAGGAAAAAAGGATTTGGTCTTGTCGCGGTTACTGGCCCCCGGCGTGCGCTCGCAGAAGGGTTAGATTATTATATGGCCGCACCTTACGGGGACATGATGCTGACCGGCTGCTTCGGTCTGGTGGCAGCCCTGAAAGCAAAATTGGCCACAGAGGACACAGCGCGGCAGAGCCGCAACCAAAAAACATTGGCCACAGAGGACACAGAGATCACAGAGCTATAACCAAAATCTTTAGAACAAAAAACAACTTAGGACACGGATGAATACGGATAAACCCAGATAAAAAATTTTAGAAAATAATCTTAACAGAATTTTCAGAAATTGAACGTTAGTAGTACAGAGCCCACAGAGTTATTAAGCTCAAAAAATAACAAAGGGCCAAAAACAATATTTAAGAATTAAATATTTGTTAGAAAATAATTTTTCTTAATTTTTCTCTGAGACCTCTGTGCCCTCTGTGGCAAAGGTATTCGATCATGAACAAAGCGCAGGCCCAAGCGAAAATCGAAAAACTTAGGGAGGAAATCAACTTCCACAATTACCGGTACTACGTACTCGATAATCCGGTCATTTCCGATGCCGAACATGATCAGCTCATGCGTGAGCTGGAAAACCTGGAGCAACAATTTCCTGATTTTGTCACCCCAACCTCCCCCACCCAAAGAGTCGGGGCGCCTCCTTTGGAAAAATTCGAGGAAATCCGGCACACTTTGCCTATGCTCAGCCTGGCTAACGCTTTCGCAGAAGAGGAAGTTAAGGAATTCGACAGCCGGGTGAAGCGCTTCCTCGAAACCTCCCACGACATCGAATACTGCGCCGAATTAAAAATGGATGGCGTGGCTGTTGAACTTATTTATGAAAACGGCCATTTTACCACTGGATCTACCCGGGGTGATGGATTCGTAGGCGAAAACGTTACTCAGAACCTGAAGACCGTCAAGACCATTCCCCTAACTTTGATCCCTGGCCAAGGAGAATCTCCACCCTCCAGGCTGGAGGTAAGGGGGGAAGTCTACCTGCCTATCAAAGCTTTTGAGGCATTGAACCGTCAAAGAGAAAAAAGTGGAGAATCCCTCTTCGCCAATCCGCGTAACGCAGCAGCTGGTTCCTTGCGCCAGTTGGACTCATCGATTACCTCCAAACGTCCTCTGGATTTTTTCTGTTACGGGGTGGGCCAGCTCTCCGGTCAAACTTTTGCGACCCAATGGGAACTATTGGAAGCCCTTTTGCACTGGGGTTTCAAAGTAAACCCCCACCGAAAGCAATCCCGAAAAATCGAACAAGTTCTCGAATATTTTTGGGAGGTGGACGAACTCCGGGAGAAACTTCCTTACGAGATTGACGGAGTGGTCATTAAGGTGAATTCCCTCCGCCTCCAGGAAACTTTGGGAAACATTGCTCGCAGCCCACGGTGGGCTTTGGCTTTCAAGTTTAAACCGAAACAGGTCACCACCAAAATTCGCGACATCATCGTCAATGTAGGTAGAACGGGTGCCCTAACCCCAACCGCCATCATGGACCCCGTGCGAGTCGGCGGCGTCGAAATCAGCCGGGCCACGCTGCATAACCAGGATGAGATTGATAAAAAAGATGTGCGCATCGGAGATACGGTGGTCATCCAGCGGGCTGGAGACGTCATCCCCGAGGTGGTCCGGGTTGTTTTCGAAAAGCGGACAGGCAAAGAAAAAAAATTCCGTATTCCCAATCAATGTCCGGTTTGCGGCTCCGACGTGGAAAAACCCAAAGGGAAAAAAGAGATGGCCGTGGTCCGTTGCACCGGCATTGCCTGCCCGGCCAAACTCAAAGAAACCATCATCCATTTTGCTTCCCGAGATGCCCTGAACATCGAGGGCCTGGGGGAGAAAATTATTGAACAGCTGGTTGAAAAACGCTTGGTCAAAGATTATGCGGACCTTTATGCCCTAACCCTCGAAGATCTGCTTACTCTGGAGAGAATGGGCGAGAAGTTGGGGGGAAATATTTTAACTGCCATTCAAAACAGTAAAAAAACATCCCTGGAACGGCTTATATATGCCTTAGGTATTCTGCACGTTGGAGAGCATATTGCCAAACTTTTGGCCCGGGAGTTCCCTACCTTGGAAAAACTCTCCCAGGCCTCTTGGGAAAAGCTCAAGACGATTAACGGGATCGGGGATGAAATTGCTTCCTCGATTGTTCAATTTTTCCAGCAGAAGGACAACCAAAAAGTTATCCAGAAGCTCAAAGAATCGGGGGTGGAATATCCTTCTCGGCCTCTTCCGGTGCAACCGATTCTCCGCAAGCTGGAGGGGAAAACTTTTGTCTTGACCGGTTCGCTGAAATTTTTAAGCCGTGAGGAGGCTAAATCCAAGGTCGAATCGTTGGGTGGGCGAACTTCTTCGTCCGTGAGTAAGAAAACGGATTTTGTATTGGTGGGAGAGGATCCGGGGTCAAAATACGAGAAGGCCAAGACTCTCGGGGTAAAGATCGTTACCGAAGACGAATTTTTGAGGATGTTGGCTCAGGACGATAGGTGAAACGATGGCTAAAAATCGAGCCAAGCTTATCATTAAAGGAATTGTCCAAGGGGTGAATTTCCGGTACTACACCCAGCGCGAAGCCAAAAAATATAATCTTACGGGATGGGTCCGTAACCTTCCCGACGGGTCCGTGGCCGTCCTTTGCGAAGGGGAAGAGGAAAATGTGGAGGCCATGATCCAGTGGTGCCGCCACGGGCCTCCTTCCGCTCATGTTACTGAATTGATCGTCCAGATGGAAGAATTCCGGGGCGAATTCCAATCCTTCTCCATATTGTTCTAACCGCGTAACTGAGGACAGTTCTTTTTCCCCGTGGACTAAAATTTCTTATGACTGCCTTCACCCTCTTGATCATCTGCCTTATTGCCCAAATTTTAATTGCGGCCTGGCTGGGAATTTTCTTTCTAAGGCGCCATCGACAACAGAAGCGGCGGGAAAAGGAGATCGCCCGCCACCCTGAGGATAGGTCTTCAAATGGCTCCCAATAAATTGGGTATTTTACTCCGGTCTACTCTTTCTCCTCCACGGTTTTTTTCTCCTCTTTCTTCTTCTCTTCTTTCCCCTTAATTCTTTCCTTTTTTCCCTTTTCCTTTTTCTTTTTTTTCTTCGGTGCTGGGCCTTTTCCCTCCAGCTCCGCGATGGACCTTACCACAATTTTTCCCGGGTGGCGGGGAAAGTCTACCCTCAAATAAACCCTCTTCGGAAATATTTTAACGACCAGACCTTCCTTTTCTTCGCCACCGAATTGGAATTTCACCCGCTCGCCGACATTCATTCTCTACCCTCCTCCGCTGTTCCTTTTAATTCACTGGGACGCCGATTTCCGCAGGCAACCGCAGAAAAAAATAAAGTCCTTCAAATTTCGCCGGGGCACGAAAGGTTCTAAATTTTTAAAAGAACACTTCCCATTTGTTTTTTTAAGCCGAATTTTCTGCGTTTATCTGCGTCCCCTGCCCCTGAAATTCCTACTTGATAAAGTAAATATTTTCATACCATTTTCATCTCCGTAGAGCAAGGGAAAAGTACCACCGGTGACCTCATAATTCCCTTGCTTTCTCATGGCGTCTGATTATAAAATTGCGCCAGGAGTAAACGGCAAAATGGAAGATAACGACCTCCTTCAGAAAAAACGCGACCGGCAGATTATGGAAATCGTTCGCCACTTCCTCTTAGCGGTGGTGACTTTTCGCCAGCAATACCAGAACTATAAACAGGGATCCCTCCAATTTGCCGACTTGGCCAAACTCGTCGACGACCGGGGGCAAAGCCTCCTTTATGCCCTCAAGGAACTTTCCCATGCTTTGTACCGCCGTAGCTCTGCAATCATTTCCGAAAAAGAACAGATCTTTGACTTAACCATCGGTTCCATCTTTCACTTGGCTATGAAGATACGGGAAGACCTTTATCAACTCGAAATTTACGGCCCGAAATATCGGGCCTTGGTCGAGAAGGGAGATTACCCTCCTCACCAGGAAAATCTTGTCCGCCAATTTCAAGGAATCCTTTCCCGGGCTGAAAACAGTTTCCAGGAAGGGATGGAAGAAATTGCCGTTTTAACGAAAGATGTCTTTCGCCAATTTAAAGAACTCCTTTTCGAGTACAGGGAGAACGGTCTCCTTATCCGTTTTTTTCTGGAAGAAACGGAACTCCTCCAGGAAGTGATGGGAAAAGATGCTTTGAAAGAACTTTTTCGAACCCTATATGGCCCGGATGAGGCTCAACCTTATCGCCTGGCCGGGGAATCCTATTTCCGGAGTGCTTTCTACAACAAGGCGATACAAACCTTCTCCCAGGCCCTGGAAATAAGTCCGGGGGACGAAAGTCTTCAATTCAAGATCTACCTTAGCCAGGGGATGGAACAATTTTATGCCTTCGACCCACTTCAGGCATTGAATTTTTTCGAGAAGTGTCTATCCTTGGCCGGGAAAGTGGAATTTTTAGAAATTTACAGAGCAATGATCTGTAAGGTTTGCCAGAAGATCCAGGAAGAATTTCCCGGGAGGAGGAAAAGTGACCAGCAGCGTGACCTGGTTAAAAAGGCCCAATCTCTGCAGCGCCAACTGGAAGAACTGCCCCCTGCTCCATCCGATATTTATCCTACGTAAAAAAGGTTACCTGGGAATCAAAAATTCTGGAGTCAGGAGTCAGTTTAAAACCTCAGGGAAGCGATTTGATTATCCTTAGCCGGTTTTACCAAGAGGCGTCCGGAAAGATTATCAACCTCCTGGCCATAGAGCACTTCGACTTCATTCCATTCCTTGGCCTTGCTATACCGGGAAACGATAGCAGCGGCCAGGGATAATATATCTTCCCCCTTTTTTCCTCGCATCAACCCCAGCGGTCCGGGGATATCCTGGACTTTCAGCAGGACATCCTCTTTCTGCCGGAGTTTTATCAATTTCTGATTCTCCTCGTCCCGCCTTCCCACAACCAGACGACCACCTCCGGGCAATTGAAAATGTCTGCCTACCTGAAAAAGAAGGATTTCCCCGGTTGTAATGGCTGGGGTTTGATCGAAATATTTTCTGAACCGGCTGGCCAGCACAGGGTCGGTAAGAAGGCATCCACCAGCCGGTAAGGGATAATGGCGGAAACCCATCTCTGCAGCCAGCTTCATCTGCGGTTTACGGCTGCGCCCTCTGAGATCGAGAAGTTTCTCCCGATCCACCAGGCCTTCCAACTCCGGGCGGGTGGGCTTGAGGTTTTTGGCACAAAGGGGCCGGAGGAGTATTCCTTCGGTCCCGGAATCCCGTTCGACAATCCGCAAGGTATCCCTGCGCTGGGACATGGGTCGCTGACCTAACACCTCCCCAGTGACTAAAAAGTCAACTTTTTCTTCCTCCATCCGGGCTCTTGCTTGGGAGAAAAGGAAAATCTTGCAGTCGATGCAGGGGTTGAAGTTTTTCCCGTACCCGTACCGGGGATGGCGCAGGACCTGGAAATACTCTTCACTGACGTCAATAATTCTCGCTGGAATCCCGTAAAGGCGTATCCATCTTTCTTCAAATTGGGCTTCCTGCCCTTTTTTGCTATAACCGAAAAAGGGGGTTATAAAATGTAGGCCTGTGACTTCGATTCCCTGGTCCATGATCAGACGGGTGGCGAGAAGGCTGTCCAGACCGCCGGAGAGCAGGGAAAAAGCCTTTCTCCTGCCCATCACTTGGCCCTCGGCGCGCCCTTGGATTTCGGTATCGTCTTGGAAGGAGGTTGGGATGGAGATGAGCCGAATGGAGGCAGGACAATATCTATATTTTTTACCTCTCCCTTGATGGCTTGAAGATTTTTTTCTACCTCTCCATATCCATCAACCTTAATGGTCAAGCGGTAGGTCCCGTCTTCCAGCCCTAAGAGAGAGTAAAGGCCTTTTTCAAAAGGCATAACCTTACCCTGGATTCCTTCCCATAGGACTACACTCCCTTTGGGAATGGGTTTTCCGGAGGCATCCTTGATCAATCCGTAGATTGTCCCGAACTGCTGTTTTCCGGATTGCCGGGCGAGAATATCTTTCTGGGGCATGGAGAGTTGATCTATGGCCAGGGTGGTATTTTCTTCTTTGAAAATCGTGAAAGTTGTGGCTTCTTCCACGTCCAGGCTTCCGCCCTTGTTGTTTCTCGGATTGAGGTTGATCCCGTCGATATATCGCAAGACATGAAAAGGGTCGACAAAATTCTTCGAATGAAGTAAATCTGAAAAAGTCCACCCAATATCGGGGTAATATACTTCGACCCAGCCATGGTACCCCCCGCCACTGATTTGGACTCCCCAATATTTCTTGGAAATCCCCCAGTCATATCCCGGCGGCAGGTAACCATGGGCGTACCTTGCCGGAATTCCCACACTCCGTAGCATGGCGATAGAAAGGTTGGTGTACCCCACACAAGACCCCCGCCTGTTGTAAAAAACCGACCTTCCATCCTGAGGGGTATTTCGCCCGGCATCATAGGTATGGTTGTCCACGATCCAGTTGAAGATTGAGGTCACAGCCTCGTGGATGGTCTGAGCACCTTGGGTAAGTTTTCTCGCCTCAGCAACGATGTTCCCTTCCTTCACCGGAATGTCTTTTTCCGGGTTCAAAAATAATTTCATATCCCAGGGGAGTTGTTGGGGAGAGAGAGGAAAAGGAGCCTTGGAATTCAAAGGCCCGAGGTTGACCTCGATCATCACCCTTTTGCTGAACTCATCTTCCTGAAGGACTTTCTGAGAATAGGCACTATTGCTGTAATGGGGAAGGAATTCAACCCCCAGCGGATTGACGATGTCATAGATGGTCGTATGCTTTCCAGCGAGAATCTTGGTAGCTGCGAACGCCGGACTTAGCCATCCCTTAAGAAGGATCCACCCCAATATCGAAAAACTAATCAACAAAAGTTTCGTTTTCATCCCTTTTCGCCCCGAAGGAATCAGTCGTAAACAATCATGACCCGGCCGTTCTTCAAGTATCCCGTATAGGGTGCAGTGGTCAGAACCATTTGAGCATCCCGGTTGGAAATGACCACGTCGGTCTTTTTCTCTCCAGCGGCGTTCAGTCCGGGGACGATGCAAGGGTCCGCCGTAACTCTTTGGTTCTTGGACGCCGCGTCAACATCTTTGGCATACCCGACTAACCCCATCTTGATTAATTCTCGCTGCGCTAGACTCTGCGAGCTGTAAACCATTTCTCCTTTTTGATTGAGGATCTTGGGAATCAGTGCCGGGCGCAAGCCCAATTTTCTGGCATCAACGATTAAACCGGTATACTCCAATTTTTTTAAATCCAATTTCTCCTCGATTTTGGCCTGAACTTCGGGGGCCGCAGGAGGTTTTTTCTCTTCGACTACAGGTGGCGGAGTTACTTTTCTCTCTTCGGCCGCAGGGGGCGGAGTCACTTTCTTTTCCTGGGGAGGCAGAGGTACTTTCTTGTCTTGGGGCGGCGGGATTGGTGGCGGGATTGGTCGCGAAGGCGGTAAGGGTTTGTCAATAAACGGAATGGCCGGGGCAGGCATCAATGGCGTGGTCAGCGGGGGTAACTCCTGGAGCATCACTGCCAAAAGTTCACCCGTAAGATAGACAGCCACGGTCACCTCTACGCCTCCATCACTCAAATACCGCTTGTCTACCACGGTTGCTCCTTTGACAATCCCGCTAACCCGGGTCATTACTACGTCGTTTTTGGTTGTGAAGTTTTCCACGGTCGTGTCCGCATCCACCCGCACGCCTTTCACGGCTTCCAGCAGATTTCGTAGGGCATCCGCCTTGGCCGCTCGTTCTGCCATCAGTCGCGCCTGGGAAATCACGGTTATCCCGGTGGGCGGTGCTCCACTTCCCTTTGCCGTAATGAGCCCTTGGGTCCAATTGATTACGCCGCTGGGCAGGCGTTCCAATACGTCCTTCTCTCCCGCTGCCGGGGCTGACGGAACCCACAGCGCCATTGCCAAGAAAATTCCCGTAACCCAAACCCCAACCTTCCCCATTGGATTCCTCTCCTCTGCTTTTGTTTTCCTGGTGGAAAAACCTATATAAAAATTACCATAGTTTCTGAAAAACTGTCAATCAACGACTCGCCTTTGCCGCCTTGACTTTTAAAGCCTATCAATTTCGCATTTTGGAATGCGGATTGCAAAATTATTTCTTTTTTCTTTTTCTATTCCGAATTCCGCATTCGCCATTCCCCATTCAAAATCATTCCTCTTTCCATCCGTAATCTCCCAGGAGGGGTACAAATATACACCCGGTAATATCATCCTCTTGAAAACGGTTTCCTTGGCGGGTTACTTTGTAAAGGGTCTGAGTATAGCGCGGACCCACCGGGATGACTAACCGGCCTCCTTCAGCCAATTGGGAGAGAAGGGTCTTGGGAATCTCGGGAGCTCCGGCAGTAACGATGATCCCTTCAAACGGAGCCTTATCTGGCCATCCTTTCGTCCCGTCCCCGGTGAGAAAAAAAATATTCCTGTGGCCGAGTACCTCTAAAATCATCTGGGCTTTCTGGATAAGCGTGGGGATCCGTTCCACCGTAAAAACAACCTGGGAAAGCTCTGCTAAAATAGCCGTTTGGTACCCGGAACCTGTACCAATCTCCAGAACCCGTTCCTTTCCCTTCAGCTCCAAGGATTGGGTCATGATAGCGACCATGTAAGGCTGGGATATGGTCTGGCCCTCCCCGATGGAAAGTGGCCGGTCTTCATAGGCTGCGGGTTGATAATCCGCGGGGACAAAAGATTGTCGGGGAACCTTGGCCATGGCTTCCAGGACACGGGGGTCAGAGATGTCCCTCCTGCGCAGTTGCTCTTCAACCATGGCCAGTCGTTCTTTTTGAAAATCTTGCACTGACGTCTTCCCTTTTTGAATCAAAATTAAAGGCTATTCACCGCAGAGCACGCAGAGAGTTCTGGGCGATGCTGGACGATTCGTAATGACAACTTTCTTTTGCCGTTCACGATAATTATATTTTTCTCCGCGTTCTCTGCGCGCTCTGCGGTGAAAAATTCTACGCCCCGAACTTCGTCAATCTCCGGGCGTGAGCAAGCGCTAAAGGCATGAGCTGTACGGAAGGCATTTTGCCTAATACCCCGCCGATACAGCTAACTTCATCAAATTTTTTCACCGGATCAATCAAGCAATATTGGGAATACAGGATGATCGGTAAGGGATGCCAACTGTGGCTGCGCAGCTTGGCAGGGGTCGAGTGATCCCCCGTCACCACCAGAACATCCGGTTTGAGCGCCCGCACCTGGGGAAGATACCGGTCCACTTCTTCAATGACCGCCACTTTGCCATCAAAATTTCCGTCTTCCCCCCGGGAATCGGTCTGTTTGATGTGCAGGAAAAAGAAGTCATAATCGGCAAAATGATCGGCCAGGGCCTTGAACTCATCCTCCAGGGTACTTACGGAGGAAAGAACCGTCATCCCCACCAGACGGCTGATTCCCCGATACATGGGATAAGCAGCGATCGCCAGGGCATTCAGGCCATATCGTTCTTTCATTGAAGGATAACGGGTATGTTTGGCAAAACCACGGAGGAGGACCATATTAGCTCTGGATTCATCCGCAAGGATTTTCCGGCTCTGAGCAACAAAATCTCGCACCAGGTCTGCGGTACCCTCTGCCTCGGGAATCAATGCTTTGGGTTCCAGGGGAGGAACACCTTCCCGCTCAGGGTCCGTATCCTCGATCTCCCCTCTTAATCCTTCCCCCCGCAGAACCAGGACGGCCCGGTGCTCCTTAACCGGTTCAACTATCACTTCTACTTCCCGGCTTAGCCGTAAACTTCCCTGCAGCTTGCGGCAGATTCGTTCGTTGGTCTCATTGGAGATTCGTCCGGCCCTGCGGTCGATGACCTTCCCGTTCTTGTCAATGGTGGCATAATTGATCCGGGCCACCACATCCCTCTCGGTGAGAGGAAAATCAATACCCGTTGCCTCCAGAATTCCCCTCCCGATGTTGAACTGGAAAGGGTCATACCCGAAGAGAGCAAAATGGGAAGGCCCGCTCCCTGGCGTGATCCCTGGAGCAACGGGTTCCAGAAGTCCGCACGAAGAAACCTCTGCCAATTGATCCAGATTGGGTTTCCGGGCAACCTGCAGTTCTGTGCCGCCCTTCCCTTCCATCTGGATTCCGCCCACCCCGTCAAGAATGATAAAAACGATCTTCGAAGTGCTCGGTGTCAGCAGACCGGTTAAAAGGTTCGGATCCACGCTTTCCTCCTGCCTTGAATTCCTTGCTAAATATCCCTATCCGGAGCTATAGTGAGGAAATTTCTCGTAATCCCAAATGGATCGCGCGTTACCGCGTGAAAAAAGCCCTGGTCTATAACCCTACTGCCCTCCCTCCCTCGCCCTTTACCTCCTTAAATTCATGGTAACGAGCGACCTTCGGGAAATCGCCCAGAGTGGAAATCTCCACCTCGCCGTCCAGGAGGCTGCCTACCAATTGCTTAAAGATAAGACTTGAAAGACCCTTTTCAGGTCTTGGCGGGTTCGGGAGGATTGGCTGGGCCCGGCGATGCTTGGGTCTTTCGTCTTTTCTGTCTCCGTTTGAGTTTCAGTTGAAAACGATGCTGCATTCTTTTGTGTTTGCTCTTTGAACTTGCCAAAAATTTCCCCTTTCTATGTTTTTTCAGATAGAATATAGAAAAAAGGATATTTAATCAACAACCAAATAAAGGGTCCAATCTGCACTCCGCATTTGGGGAAGTTATGGGTCGTCTAATTCCTACGGCTAAAGGTCTGGCTTGGTTTCGGAAGGGGCATCCCTGGATTTTTAGAAACGACCTGGCCAAAATCCAAGATGCCGCACCAGGAAGCATTGTATCTCTGGAAGAGAAAAACGGAAAATTCTTAGCCCAGGGTTTTTACAGCGAACATTCTAAGATCGCTTTCCGCCTCGTTTCCCGAAGTCAAGAACCCATCCACCTAAATTTCTGGAAAGAGCGGGTAGAAAGGGCCTTGCACTA is part of the Deltaproteobacteria bacterium genome and encodes:
- a CDS encoding CaiB/BaiF CoA-transferase family protein encodes the protein MRALEGIKVLDLSRLFPGPYCSMILADLGADVLRIEDRRFEGEGPGMPTVMRNKRHMTLNLKHPQGKEIFGRLVKEADVVLEGFRPGVTERLGIDYDRLKVLNAKLIYCSVTGYGQDGPYKDMVGHDVNYLSFAGVLALTGEPDRKPVIPPIQVADMAAGGMYAALGIMAALLARQKTGKGQYIDISMLDGIIAMLPFPVSLLWGLGVTPRRGDTLLSGRYPCYHVYETKEGEYISLGALEHRFWVILCQKLGRDDYIPHQYDEGEKRQEIFRFLRKTFQEKTREEWMDELKDLDVCIGKVLHLDEAFNDPQVIQRKMVVQLTDPQKGKMKLLASPIKLSETPPDIRLAPAHFGEHTVDVLKELGYEELEIEGLKREG
- a CDS encoding DUF1786 domain-containing protein, which produces MAFPDKILAIDIGGGTQDILIYEEGRPMENCLQMILPSPTQIVAQKIFKATVSQKNIFLTGNTMGGGPCAWAVEKHLRSGLKVYATELAALTLHDNLEEIRRRGIRLANTPPANTQTIHLGDVDLASLKKALRPFLVKLPPTYAIAVQDHGFKPRGSNRRFRFLYWKQFILSGGYLSNLIYRNPPEYMTRMTAVQKDAPGAFVMDTCAAALWGILCDPRAAEKQEEGLVAVNLGNQHTLGALIQGNRIWGIFEHHTGMLTGKKLKSILDRFPQKLLTTHEIFRDGGHGCFVDPNFSRKKGFGLVAVTGPRRALAEGLDYYMAAPYGDMMLTGCFGLVAALKAKLATEDTARQSRNQKTLATEDTEITEL
- the ligA gene encoding NAD-dependent DNA ligase LigA, coding for MNKAQAQAKIEKLREEINFHNYRYYVLDNPVISDAEHDQLMRELENLEQQFPDFVTPTSPTQRVGAPPLEKFEEIRHTLPMLSLANAFAEEEVKEFDSRVKRFLETSHDIEYCAELKMDGVAVELIYENGHFTTGSTRGDGFVGENVTQNLKTVKTIPLTLIPGQGESPPSRLEVRGEVYLPIKAFEALNRQREKSGESLFANPRNAAAGSLRQLDSSITSKRPLDFFCYGVGQLSGQTFATQWELLEALLHWGFKVNPHRKQSRKIEQVLEYFWEVDELREKLPYEIDGVVIKVNSLRLQETLGNIARSPRWALAFKFKPKQVTTKIRDIIVNVGRTGALTPTAIMDPVRVGGVEISRATLHNQDEIDKKDVRIGDTVVIQRAGDVIPEVVRVVFEKRTGKEKKFRIPNQCPVCGSDVEKPKGKKEMAVVRCTGIACPAKLKETIIHFASRDALNIEGLGEKIIEQLVEKRLVKDYADLYALTLEDLLTLERMGEKLGGNILTAIQNSKKTSLERLIYALGILHVGEHIAKLLAREFPTLEKLSQASWEKLKTINGIGDEIASSIVQFFQQKDNQKVIQKLKESGVEYPSRPLPVQPILRKLEGKTFVLTGSLKFLSREEAKSKVESLGGRTSSSVSKKTDFVLVGEDPGSKYEKAKTLGVKIVTEDEFLRMLAQDDR
- a CDS encoding acylphosphatase, which translates into the protein MAKNRAKLIIKGIVQGVNFRYYTQREAKKYNLTGWVRNLPDGSVAVLCEGEEENVEAMIQWCRHGPPSAHVTELIVQMEEFRGEFQSFSILF
- a CDS encoding tRNA 4-thiouridine(8) synthase ThiI, which gives rise to MGRRKAFSLLSGGLDSLLATRLIMDQGIEVTGLHFITPFFGYSKKGQEAQFEERWIRLYGIPARIIDVSEEYFQVLRHPRYGYGKNFNPCIDCKIFLFSQARARMEEEKVDFLVTGEVLGQRPMSQRRDTLRIVERDSGTEGILLRPLCAKNLKPTRPELEGLVDREKLLDLRGRSRKPQMKLAAEMGFRHYPLPAGGCLLTDPVLASRFRKYFDQTPAITTGEILLFQVGRHFQLPGGGRLVVGRRDEENQKLIKLRQKEDVLLKVQDIPGPLGLMRGKKGEDILSLAAAIVSRYSKAKEWNEVEVLYGQEVDNLSGRLLVKPAKDNQIASLRF
- a CDS encoding transglutaminase domain-containing protein yields the protein MKTKLLLISFSILGWILLKGWLSPAFAATKILAGKHTTIYDIVNPLGVEFLPHYSNSAYSQKVLQEDEFSKRVMIEVNLGPLNSKAPFPLSPQQLPWDMKLFLNPEKDIPVKEGNIVAEARKLTQGAQTIHEAVTSIFNWIVDNHTYDAGRNTPQDGRSVFYNRRGSCVGYTNLSIAMLRSVGIPARYAHGYLPPGYDWGISKKYWGVQISGGGYHGWVEVYYPDIGWTFSDLLHSKNFVDPFHVLRYIDGINLNPRNNKGGSLDVEEATTFTIFKEENTTLAIDQLSMPQKDILARQSGKQQFGTIYGLIKDASGKPIPKGSVVLWEGIQGKVMPFEKGLYSLLGLEDGTYRLTIKVDGYGEVEKNLQAIKGEVKNIDIVLPPFGSSPSQPPSKTIPKSKGAPRAK